Proteins encoded within one genomic window of Gloeobacter kilaueensis JS1:
- a CDS encoding 2,3,4,5-tetrahydropyridine-2,6-dicarboxylate N-acetyltransferase, with amino-acid sequence MHLIPLQPPSESQARSGGDVTLHPSAVVAAGALILAEADSRVAIAAGACIGMGAVLHAVGGEIVVAAGANLGAGVLIVGTGRIGSNACIGAATTILNPAVGDGEMVPPGSLITGSTPARAPSTSSPGAIVPAAPTGPIPGLAQLNRLRQNLFPSNGQTALSPVHPDPDDD; translated from the coding sequence ATGCACCTGATACCGCTGCAGCCACCCAGTGAATCGCAGGCCCGCAGCGGGGGCGATGTCACCCTGCATCCGAGCGCGGTAGTGGCTGCCGGTGCGCTGATTCTCGCAGAGGCCGACAGCCGGGTGGCGATCGCCGCCGGTGCCTGCATCGGTATGGGCGCTGTGCTCCACGCCGTCGGGGGCGAAATCGTCGTCGCTGCCGGTGCCAATCTCGGGGCAGGGGTGCTGATTGTCGGGACGGGTAGAATAGGAAGTAACGCCTGCATCGGCGCGGCGACCACCATTCTCAACCCGGCTGTCGGCGATGGGGAGATGGTGCCGCCGGGATCGCTGATTACCGGCTCCACACCGGCCAGGGCTCCTTCTACCAGTTCACCTGGAGCGATCGTGCCCGCTGCCCCCACTGGACCCATTCCTGGCCTCGCTCAACTCAACCGCCTGCGCCAGAACCTCTTTCCCTCCAACGGCCAGACAGCCCTCAGCCCCGTTCATCCCGACCCAGACGACGATTAA
- a CDS encoding GNAT family N-acetyltransferase, translating into MGNSATLSITFSVRREAVDPLQLQQLFDEGAFWAQNRSIQKLEQMLACSNPVVAAHADGKLVGFARATSDGVFRATIWDVVVHPQHQAFGIGRQLLQILLEQPQLKEVERVYLMTTFQQGFYEKLGFGRNSSTTMVLVQSEA; encoded by the coding sequence GTGGGTAATTCTGCAACGCTTTCGATCACGTTTTCGGTCCGTAGAGAGGCCGTCGATCCGCTTCAGCTCCAGCAACTGTTCGACGAAGGGGCTTTCTGGGCACAGAACCGATCGATCCAGAAGCTGGAGCAGATGCTCGCCTGTAGCAATCCGGTTGTCGCAGCTCACGCGGACGGTAAGCTGGTCGGATTCGCCCGTGCCACCAGTGACGGTGTCTTTCGAGCGACAATCTGGGATGTCGTCGTTCATCCCCAGCACCAGGCTTTTGGCATAGGACGGCAATTGTTGCAGATATTATTGGAGCAGCCGCAGCTAAAGGAAGTCGAGCGCGTCTATTTGATGACGACTTTTCAGCAGGGCTTCTACGAAAAATTAGGCTTCGGACGCAACAGCTCGACCACGATGGTCCTGGTGCAGTCCGAAGCCTGA
- a CDS encoding glutathione S-transferase family protein, whose amino-acid sequence MPKALPSKFLIAAVRFTWTALWHTMMARLAPRDRAGAYVRPESQFRHQISDAPDNPYQPQAGRYRLIVGMGCPWAHRTLVVRAIKGLEAAIPVVVVVPDPLEGGWVFERAHEGCRSLAEFYRLSQAGYTGRSTVPVLWDSQTRTIVNNESAEIIVLLDAAFERFAARPGQNLYPEGLKAQIDEWNSRIYAAINDGVYRTGFAQSQSAYEQAVNRLFAALDDIDAALETRRYLCGEKLSLADVRLFTTLIRFDLVYHGLFKCNRRRVRDYAHLWGYLRDLYQLPGIADTCDFDTIRCDYYGNLFPLNPGGIIPPGPDLQELSTPHDRERLGSAEAHTGG is encoded by the coding sequence ATGCCAAAAGCGTTACCTTCCAAATTTTTGATCGCCGCCGTCCGCTTTACCTGGACGGCTCTCTGGCACACGATGATGGCAAGGCTCGCTCCCCGCGACCGCGCCGGAGCCTACGTCCGGCCTGAAAGCCAGTTTCGCCACCAGATAAGCGACGCACCGGACAACCCGTACCAGCCCCAGGCCGGGCGCTACCGACTGATCGTCGGCATGGGCTGTCCCTGGGCGCACCGCACCCTGGTCGTCCGGGCGATCAAGGGGCTGGAGGCGGCCATTCCCGTTGTCGTCGTCGTTCCCGATCCGCTCGAAGGGGGCTGGGTCTTCGAGCGGGCGCACGAAGGCTGCCGCAGCCTGGCAGAATTTTATCGGCTCTCCCAGGCCGGTTACACGGGCCGCAGCACGGTACCGGTGCTCTGGGACAGCCAGACGCGCACGATCGTGAACAACGAGAGTGCTGAGATTATCGTCCTGCTCGATGCTGCCTTCGAGCGCTTCGCCGCCCGGCCTGGGCAGAATCTCTATCCTGAAGGATTAAAGGCCCAGATCGATGAGTGGAACAGCCGGATCTACGCTGCTATCAACGACGGCGTCTATCGCACGGGTTTTGCCCAGAGCCAATCTGCCTACGAGCAGGCGGTGAATCGCCTCTTTGCAGCCCTCGATGACATCGATGCGGCCCTTGAAACCCGCCGCTACCTCTGTGGTGAAAAGCTGAGCCTCGCCGATGTGCGCCTCTTTACGACCCTCATCCGCTTCGATCTGGTCTATCACGGCCTCTTCAAGTGCAACCGCCGCCGTGTGCGCGACTACGCTCATCTCTGGGGTTACCTGCGCGATCTCTATCAATTACCAGGCATTGCCGATACCTGCGACTTCGATACGATCCGCTGCGACTACTACGGCAACCTCTTCCCCCTCAACCCTGGCGGCATCATCCCCCCTGGTCCCGACCTGCAGGAATTATCGACTCCCCACGACCGCGAACGGCTCGGGAGCGCTGAGGCGCACACTGGGGGCTAA
- the ispE gene encoding 4-(cytidine 5'-diphospho)-2-C-methyl-D-erythritol kinase, whose protein sequence is MKQIRLRAAAKINLYLEILGVRPDDYHELVMVLQSIDLSDTLTLTSIPGHQIRLICPHPLVPVDRTNLAVRAAELLQQSMGIDRGVEIALKKRIPVAAGLAGGSTDAAAVLAGLNVLWDLGLTQKELRTLGASLGSDVPFCVMGGTALATGRGEVLTPQPPLENLHLVLAKPADLQVSTAWAYRTYRQDHLAPGTVVERSRTNALLAAVASQDPARIAASLHNDLERAVLPAHPEVAHLRERLIEAGALAAMMSGSGPSVFGLARDLDHAGAIHAALAADPHLETFVCTTQPTGVRLEKD, encoded by the coding sequence ATGAAACAGATCCGCCTGCGGGCCGCCGCCAAGATCAACCTGTACCTCGAAATTCTCGGTGTCAGGCCCGACGACTATCACGAGCTGGTGATGGTCCTCCAGAGCATCGATCTTTCTGACACGCTCACCCTCACCAGTATTCCGGGGCACCAGATTCGCCTCATCTGCCCGCACCCGCTTGTGCCCGTTGACCGCACGAACCTCGCGGTCCGGGCCGCCGAACTGTTGCAGCAGAGCATGGGCATCGACAGAGGCGTCGAGATCGCCCTCAAAAAGCGCATCCCGGTCGCCGCCGGCCTTGCAGGGGGTTCGACCGACGCGGCGGCGGTGCTGGCCGGCCTCAACGTGCTCTGGGATCTGGGACTAACGCAAAAAGAACTGCGCACCCTGGGAGCGAGCCTCGGCTCCGACGTCCCTTTTTGTGTCATGGGCGGCACTGCCCTCGCCACTGGCCGGGGAGAAGTGCTCACCCCCCAGCCGCCCTTAGAAAATTTGCATCTGGTGCTGGCCAAGCCCGCCGATCTGCAGGTGTCCACCGCCTGGGCCTACCGCACCTACCGGCAGGACCATCTGGCCCCAGGCACCGTGGTGGAACGCAGCCGCACCAACGCCCTCCTCGCCGCCGTCGCCAGTCAAGATCCCGCTCGCATCGCCGCCTCGCTGCACAACGACCTCGAACGGGCCGTGCTGCCGGCCCATCCGGAGGTCGCCCATCTGCGGGAACGGCTCATCGAAGCAGGGGCACTGGCAGCGATGATGTCGGGCTCCGGGCCGAGTGTCTTTGGCCTGGCCCGCGACCTTGACCATGCCGGGGCGATCCACGCCGCTCTCGCCGCCGATCCGCACCTCGAAACGTTCGTCTGTACCACCCAGCCCACCGGCGTTCGACTCGAAAAAGACTGA
- a CDS encoding phosphoadenylyl-sulfate reductase, translating to MSVLGEREQTAGASRASLEQLARQWEGLAPQAILVEAVRAFGQQLVLATALGPESIVLVDMLVRIWPQPQAFFLDTGLHFPETLALKDRLLERYPQLQLQVVKPLLSVEEQQVRYGERLFEHRPDQCCAMRKVEPLNRVLAPYKAWITGMRREQSPSRAEAGVVQWDSSRGMVKFNPLAFWSHKQVWSYIAEHDLPYNPLHDQGYPSIGCSPACCTAPVAVGADPRSGRWQGKSKTECGLHL from the coding sequence ATGTCAGTTCTGGGTGAGCGTGAGCAGACGGCGGGGGCTTCCCGAGCAAGCTTGGAGCAATTGGCCCGGCAGTGGGAGGGTCTGGCACCCCAGGCGATTCTAGTCGAAGCGGTGCGAGCCTTCGGTCAGCAACTGGTGCTTGCGACGGCTCTCGGTCCTGAATCGATCGTGCTCGTCGATATGCTCGTGCGCATCTGGCCCCAGCCCCAGGCGTTTTTTCTGGATACCGGCCTGCATTTTCCTGAGACCCTGGCCCTCAAGGACCGGTTGCTGGAGCGCTATCCGCAGTTGCAGTTGCAGGTAGTCAAACCGCTACTGAGCGTCGAGGAGCAGCAGGTGCGCTACGGCGAGCGGCTTTTTGAGCACCGGCCCGATCAATGCTGTGCGATGCGCAAGGTCGAACCCCTCAACCGCGTACTCGCCCCCTACAAAGCCTGGATTACCGGGATGCGCCGCGAGCAGTCCCCGAGTCGAGCCGAGGCTGGCGTCGTGCAGTGGGACTCCAGCCGGGGCATGGTCAAATTCAATCCCCTTGCCTTCTGGAGCCACAAGCAGGTCTGGAGCTACATCGCCGAGCACGATCTGCCCTACAATCCCCTGCACGATCAGGGATATCCGTCGATCGGTTGCTCGCCCGCCTGCTGCACCGCCCCGGTCGCTGTGGGGGCGGACCCGCGCTCCGGTCGCTGGCAGGGCAAGAGCAAGACCGAGTGCGGCCTGCATCTATAA
- a CDS encoding Sll0314/Alr1548 family TPR repeat-containing protein: MTENKSGRSNDLAKSGCPSARGRDNSGAALEDKLVKVSRTATTMVQTAKRKQAKQLFLAGLAALMLSGSWRTLPAQAADPFRTGGAARPIGPALQGAFEDFFKRGDYQNAAQKLELAQRQNPDEPLVFTLQAALAYQNGQVDRLLTLAKKTRDVAQAMASKDPSRSHLYTGLAQGLEASSYYLKDGFIALPKMLTFVPSMFLEFKAARETAPDDPEINLFVGYIDTLLTKHDEAIREFRKAAPNYLSMRGQALAFRDKKLYDDALGMVDQALAAAPSNPDLYYLKGQILALKGRAAEAVDQFDRALAAGDQLPEGTRKQIERERGVQAEQAAATLPTVTVTP; this comes from the coding sequence ATGACAGAGAACAAATCGGGCCGTTCCAACGACTTAGCTAAAAGTGGTTGCCCGTCGGCCCGTGGCCGGGATAACAGCGGGGCGGCCCTTGAAGATAAATTGGTCAAAGTGTCGCGAACGGCAACGACGATGGTGCAAACAGCCAAGCGCAAACAAGCAAAGCAGCTCTTTTTAGCGGGCCTCGCCGCCTTGATGCTCAGTGGCAGTTGGAGAACACTTCCGGCGCAGGCGGCGGATCCTTTTCGGACAGGCGGTGCTGCCCGGCCCATCGGCCCGGCGCTGCAGGGCGCTTTTGAGGACTTCTTCAAGCGGGGCGACTATCAAAATGCGGCTCAAAAGCTGGAGCTGGCCCAGCGGCAAAATCCTGATGAGCCGCTGGTCTTTACCCTGCAGGCGGCCCTCGCCTACCAGAACGGCCAGGTCGATCGGCTTTTGACCCTTGCCAAAAAGACCCGCGATGTTGCCCAGGCGATGGCTTCTAAAGATCCGAGCCGCTCGCACCTCTACACCGGTCTGGCCCAGGGTCTGGAAGCGTCGAGCTATTACCTCAAAGACGGATTTATCGCCCTGCCCAAGATGCTGACCTTTGTGCCGTCGATGTTTCTTGAATTTAAGGCGGCCCGCGAAACTGCCCCGGACGATCCGGAGATCAACCTGTTCGTAGGCTACATCGACACCCTGCTCACCAAACACGACGAGGCAATCCGCGAATTTCGCAAGGCCGCCCCAAATTATCTTTCGATGCGTGGCCAGGCCCTTGCCTTTCGGGACAAAAAACTCTACGACGACGCCCTGGGCATGGTCGATCAGGCGCTTGCCGCTGCCCCGAGTAACCCCGATCTCTACTACCTCAAGGGCCAGATCCTTGCGCTTAAAGGACGGGCCGCCGAGGCGGTCGATCAGTTCGACCGCGCCCTGGCCGCAGGCGATCAGCTCCCCGAAGGGACGCGCAAGCAGATCGAGCGCGAGCGCGGCGTCCAGGCGGAGCAGGCGGCAGCCACCCTGCCAACCGTGACCGTCACCCCCTAA
- a CDS encoding ribulose bisphosphate carboxylase small subunit, whose product MAVRGLAAPPTPWSKELATPQIDPSTYVHASSDIIGDVRIGKNVHIAPGVSIRADEGSPFFIGDNSNVQDAVVIHGLEKGRVAGDDKSLYSVWIGNNVSITHMALIHGPAYVGDDCFIGFRSTVFNARLGKGCVVMMHVLIQDVEIPDGKYIAAGSIITTQQQADRLPDALSIDLQFASHIIGINDALRAGYQCAENIACIAPIREEFAGEDTPTAAVHPTNGKSMGNNHLDATSLDQVRHLLSQGYRIGTEHADARRFRSNAWQSCAPIQSTRESEVISGLEACLAEHTGEYVRLIGIDPKAKRRVLETIIQRPDGKPVTAPPINRVLSTDGAPAAGGARTGGSSNLKADLSDQVRQLLSQGYRITTEHADARRFRSNAWQGGPSIQATREPEALAALGAILAEHAGEYVRLIGIDPKAKRRVLETIIQRPDDKPTAGGTAPAAYTSSSSSAAGYSSSSLDTSSLDQVRHLLSQGYRITTEYADVRRFRSNSWLSGTTLQGSREPEVLAALSAFLAEHTGEYVRLIGIDPKAKRRVLETIIQRPDGGKPAAGPSAATPAGTFTSSSSYSPPATSGGSSQIKPEVVDQVRQLLAQGSRITTEYADVRRFRSNSWLSGTTLQGSREPEVLAALSAFLAEHTGEYVRLIGIDPKAKRRVLETIIQRG is encoded by the coding sequence ATGGCTGTGCGTGGCCTCGCTGCTCCCCCGACTCCCTGGTCGAAGGAGTTAGCCACACCCCAGATTGACCCGTCCACTTACGTCCATGCCTCCTCCGACATCATCGGCGACGTGCGCATCGGCAAAAACGTCCACATTGCCCCCGGCGTCTCAATTCGGGCGGATGAGGGCAGTCCGTTTTTTATCGGCGACAACAGCAACGTTCAAGACGCGGTGGTGATCCACGGTCTTGAAAAGGGCCGGGTAGCCGGAGACGACAAGTCTCTTTATTCGGTCTGGATCGGCAACAACGTCTCGATCACCCACATGGCCCTCATCCACGGCCCGGCCTACGTCGGCGACGACTGCTTCATCGGTTTTCGCTCGACCGTCTTCAATGCGCGCCTGGGCAAGGGCTGTGTTGTGATGATGCACGTCCTGATTCAAGATGTCGAGATTCCAGACGGCAAGTACATCGCTGCCGGAAGCATCATCACCACCCAGCAGCAGGCCGATCGATTGCCCGACGCTCTGTCGATCGATCTGCAGTTTGCAAGCCATATCATCGGCATCAACGATGCCCTGCGGGCCGGTTACCAGTGCGCTGAAAATATCGCCTGCATCGCGCCGATTCGCGAAGAATTTGCCGGGGAGGACACCCCCACGGCAGCAGTCCATCCTACCAACGGCAAATCTATGGGGAACAATCATCTCGATGCCACCAGCCTCGATCAGGTGCGGCACCTTTTGTCCCAGGGCTACCGGATCGGCACCGAACACGCCGACGCCCGCCGATTCCGCTCCAATGCCTGGCAAAGCTGTGCGCCGATTCAATCGACCCGCGAATCGGAAGTGATTTCTGGATTGGAAGCCTGTCTGGCGGAGCACACCGGCGAGTACGTGCGCCTGATTGGCATCGACCCCAAGGCCAAGCGCCGCGTCCTTGAGACGATTATTCAAAGGCCCGACGGAAAACCCGTGACCGCGCCACCCATCAACCGGGTGCTCTCTACTGACGGTGCTCCGGCTGCCGGAGGAGCACGGACAGGCGGTAGCTCGAACCTCAAAGCCGACCTGAGCGACCAGGTGCGGCAACTTTTGTCCCAGGGCTATCGGATCACCACCGAGCACGCCGATGCCCGCCGGTTCCGCTCTAACGCCTGGCAGGGCGGTCCTTCGATTCAGGCTACCCGTGAGCCGGAGGCTCTAGCTGCCCTCGGGGCGATCCTGGCAGAGCACGCGGGCGAGTACGTGCGCCTGATTGGCATCGACCCCAAGGCCAAGCGCCGCGTCCTTGAGACGATTATTCAAAGGCCCGACGACAAACCAACGGCAGGCGGCACAGCCCCAGCAGCCTACACCTCCTCCAGTAGCAGCGCCGCTGGCTATTCCAGTTCTTCTCTCGACACCAGCAGCCTCGATCAGGTGCGGCACCTTTTGTCCCAGGGCTATCGGATCACCACCGAGTACGCCGATGTGCGCCGATTCCGCTCCAACTCCTGGCTGAGCGGCACGACACTGCAGGGCAGCCGCGAGCCGGAGGTATTGGCTGCTCTCTCGGCCTTTCTAGCAGAGCACACCGGCGAGTACGTGCGCCTGATTGGTATCGACCCCAAGGCCAAGCGCCGCGTCCTTGAGACGATCATTCAAAGGCCCGACGGCGGCAAACCGGCAGCCGGCCCCAGTGCCGCAACTCCAGCAGGAACCTTCACTTCCAGCAGCAGCTATTCTCCCCCGGCTACGAGCGGCGGTTCCAGTCAGATCAAGCCGGAGGTCGTCGATCAGGTGCGGCAGTTACTGGCTCAAGGTAGCCGGATCACCACCGAGTACGCCGATGTGCGCCGATTCCGCTCCAACTCCTGGCTGAGCGGCACGACACTGCAGGGCAGCCGCGAGCCGGAGGTATTGGCTGCTCTCTCGGCCTTTCTAGCAGAGCACACCGGCGAGTACGTGCGCCTGATTGGTATCGACCCCAAGGCCAAGCGCCGCGTCCTTGAGACGATTATCCAGCGGGGCTGA
- a CDS encoding pyridoxine 5'-phosphate synthase: MPTLGVNIDHIATVRQARRTVEPDPVAAAVLVELAGADGITAHLREDRRHIQDRDVEILRRTVRTHLNLEMAATAEMVKIALAVRPDYVTLVPERREEVTTEGGLDVEGQLVAIGLVVEQLQGAGIPVSLFVDPQPAQLQASARSGAKFVELHTGRYAESQGEAGRAAQLRQLAAACEEAQALGLRVNAGHGLTYWNVGPVARLSGIEELNIGHSIIARAVLVGLERAVREMKQAIEAG; encoded by the coding sequence GTGCCCACACTCGGGGTCAACATCGATCACATCGCCACTGTCCGGCAGGCCCGCCGCACCGTCGAACCCGACCCGGTGGCAGCGGCGGTGCTGGTCGAGCTGGCGGGAGCCGACGGCATCACCGCCCACCTGCGGGAGGACCGCCGCCATATTCAAGACCGCGACGTCGAAATTTTGCGGCGGACCGTGCGCACCCACCTCAACCTCGAGATGGCTGCCACCGCCGAGATGGTCAAGATTGCCCTCGCTGTCCGGCCCGACTACGTGACCCTCGTCCCTGAGCGGCGCGAGGAGGTGACCACCGAGGGCGGCCTCGACGTCGAGGGGCAGCTTGTGGCCATCGGCCTTGTCGTCGAGCAGTTGCAGGGGGCGGGCATTCCCGTGAGTCTGTTCGTCGATCCCCAGCCGGCCCAGTTGCAGGCGAGTGCCAGAAGCGGTGCCAAGTTCGTCGAGCTGCACACCGGGCGCTACGCCGAGTCCCAAGGGGAGGCGGGCCGGGCTGCCCAACTGCGTCAGCTTGCTGCCGCCTGCGAGGAGGCACAGGCGCTGGGCCTCAGGGTCAACGCCGGGCACGGCCTCACCTACTGGAACGTCGGGCCGGTTGCCCGGCTGAGCGGCATCGAAGAACTGAATATCGGCCATTCGATCATCGCTCGGGCGGTGCTCGTTGGCCTTGAGCGGGCCGTGCGCGAGATGAAACAGGCGATCGAAGCCGGATGA
- a CDS encoding DUF3146 family protein: protein MRVSARSLAVGWLEGSVEGGQYQWTFCWHFRAGGRLDIYPSLGRALIKEPLQRFLEKHDFQLETGETYAFTVRARI, encoded by the coding sequence ATGCGCGTCAGCGCTCGCTCGCTGGCGGTGGGCTGGCTCGAAGGCAGCGTCGAGGGTGGACAGTACCAGTGGACTTTTTGCTGGCACTTCCGCGCTGGTGGCCGGCTGGACATCTACCCCTCCCTGGGCCGAGCGCTCATCAAAGAACCGCTCCAGCGCTTTCTCGAAAAGCACGACTTTCAGCTTGAGACCGGCGAGACCTACGCCTTTACCGTCCGCGCCCGCATCTAA
- a CDS encoding GlsB/YeaQ/YmgE family stress response membrane protein, whose product MSILSFLLFLVVAAVCAFIAEAIVPGRVPGGWLVAAIFGIIGAWLGAALFGNFGPVLAGVALLPTIIGSAILVFVVSLFSGYVVRR is encoded by the coding sequence GTGAGTATTCTCAGTTTTCTGCTGTTCCTGGTTGTAGCTGCCGTCTGCGCCTTCATCGCCGAGGCGATCGTCCCTGGTCGCGTACCCGGCGGCTGGCTGGTCGCTGCCATCTTCGGCATCATCGGTGCCTGGCTCGGTGCGGCTCTGTTCGGCAACTTCGGTCCCGTGCTGGCCGGTGTCGCCCTGCTTCCGACGATCATCGGTTCTGCCATTCTCGTGTTCGTCGTGTCGCTGTTTTCCGGCTACGTCGTGCGCCGCTGA
- a CDS encoding type II toxin-antitoxin system HicB family antitoxin has protein sequence MENLKYTIIIRWSDEDEAFLVELPEFFDGLQRYRTHGSTYQEAFTNALQALEMLVEHHQQQGRPLPPVPMSEVCAGI, from the coding sequence ATGGAGAATCTTAAATACACTATTATCATCCGTTGGTCGGATGAGGACGAAGCCTTTTTGGTAGAATTGCCGGAATTTTTTGACGGTTTGCAACGGTATCGTACCCACGGCAGCACCTATCAGGAGGCTTTCACCAATGCCCTGCAGGCGCTAGAGATGCTGGTAGAGCACCACCAGCAACAGGGGCGTCCTTTGCCGCCAGTTCCGATGTCGGAAGTTTGCGCGGGGATTTGA
- a CDS encoding carbon dioxide-concentrating mechanism protein CcmK has protein sequence MQNTVRSSARSRGGALGLITCRSFPAIVGTADMMLKAARVYLLGYEKIGSGYCTAVIRGGLADVRIAMQTGRETAEEFGQLISSSLISNPLANLEAILPIGSRLGLFADEPDYDDIPYHDQAVGLLETRGFPALVGSCDSMVKAADVHLVGYEKTGAALCTAVIRGKVGEVIAAIDVGMSVAEQIGELSAIMVIPRPLSDLERTLPLAQALIQQKQPLQIPLEVKQPVQEPLILPERNSN, from the coding sequence ATGCAAAACACTGTCCGGTCCTCTGCCCGTAGCCGTGGAGGTGCCCTGGGACTCATCACCTGCCGCAGTTTCCCGGCGATCGTCGGCACGGCGGACATGATGCTCAAGGCGGCGCGGGTTTATCTTTTGGGCTACGAAAAAATCGGCAGCGGCTATTGCACGGCGGTGATTCGCGGTGGCCTGGCGGATGTGCGCATTGCGATGCAGACCGGCAGAGAAACCGCCGAAGAATTTGGACAACTCATCTCCTCCTCGCTCATCTCCAATCCCCTCGCCAATCTTGAGGCGATCTTGCCCATCGGTAGCAGGCTCGGGCTATTCGCCGACGAACCCGACTACGACGACATCCCCTACCACGACCAGGCGGTGGGACTGTTGGAGACGCGGGGCTTTCCGGCTCTGGTCGGCTCCTGCGACAGCATGGTGAAGGCAGCGGACGTACACCTGGTGGGCTACGAAAAGACCGGCGCTGCCCTCTGCACGGCGGTGATCCGGGGCAAGGTGGGCGAGGTGATCGCCGCTATCGATGTCGGGATGAGCGTTGCTGAGCAGATAGGCGAACTGAGTGCAATCATGGTCATCCCGAGGCCCCTCAGCGATCTGGAGCGGACGCTGCCCCTGGCCCAGGCGCTCATCCAGCAAAAACAGCCGCTGCAGATCCCGCTCGAAGTCAAACAGCCGGTGCAGGAACCACTCATCTTGCCGGAGCGCAATTCGAACTAG